A genomic region of Trifolium pratense cultivar HEN17-A07 linkage group LG3, ARS_RC_1.1, whole genome shotgun sequence contains the following coding sequences:
- the LOC123918913 gene encoding uncharacterized protein LOC123918913 produces MGFSLTVSFGSDIVLRATHNQTSRLINSKLLFCKTQHKNSVGFNLSNQKTNHTAIFVSKQESIEFDERKSPNEVKEEIKQCYELINRIGRGVVYLGSSRMGSGHSHYVQAQELAKEIANLLDCTTWSGAGPGLMDAVTQGALLAEKPVGGFKIGKEAGEWTASNFHPYLPSENYLTCRFFSARKHGLVDAVVRNNSFDKTAVVALPGGIGTLDEVFEMLALIQLERIGSKLPVPFLLMNYDLFYSKLLDFLDVCEDWGTVSKGEVASLWKVCNNNSEALAYLEDFYRTSSGDASQKNETKLHSAHDSPF; encoded by the exons ATGGGATTCTCTTTAACAGTTTCATTTGGTTCAGATATTGTGCTCAGAGCCACTCATAATCAAACCAGTAGATTAATCAACTCCAAATTATTATTCTGCAAAACACAACACAAGAACAGCGTCGGTTTCAACCTCTCAAACCAAAAGACCAATCacacagcaatttttgttagcAAGCAAGAATCAATTGAGTTCGATGAGAGAAAGAGCCCAAATGAG GTTAAAGAAGAGATCAAACAATGTTATGAACTCATAAACAGAATAGGAAGAGGAGTTGTATATCTAGGTTCTTCTAGGATGGGCTCGGGCCATTCACATTATGTGCAAGCACAAGAATTGGCTAAAGAG ATAGCAAATCTTTTGGACTGCACTACATGGTCAGGGGCTGGACCAGGACTAATGGACGCTGTTACTCAAGGCGCTTTGCTAGCGGAGAAACCGGTTGGTGGATTCAAGATAGGAAAAGAAGCTGGAGAATGGACAGCATCCAACTTTCATCCATACTTACCATCAGAAAATTACCTTACTTGCAG GTTTTTCTCTGCAAGGAAGCACGGGCTGGTTGATGCTGTAGTGAGGAACAATTCATTCGATAAAACTGCTGTTGTTGCTCTTCCAGGTGGGATTGGTACTCTAGATGAGGTGTTCGAGATGCTGGCATTAATTCAGCTAGAACGGATTGGATCAAAGCTTCCTGTTCCCTTCCTGTTGATGAACTACGATTTGTTTTATTCAAAACTGCTCGACTTTTTAGATGTTTGTGAGGATTGGGGAACTGTCTCTAAAGGAGAGGTTGCATCACTGTGGAAGGTTTGTAACAACAACTCAGAAGCTTTAGCTTACCTGGAAGATTTCTACCGCACTTCTTCCGGTGACGCAAGTCAAAAGAATGAAACTAAATTGCATAGCGCACATGATTCACCCTTTTGA